TTTTACATGCCGCAGGTTAAGAAGTTTTTACCCTAATCTCAGTTCTGCAGAAATCGTGGTAAAATTGCAACTTGTTGGGCGGTTATCGGCAACGGATTGCGCGCGATACCCCGAGGAAATCCCGTACCGCTCGAATGTGTTCAAAAATCGGCCAAAGCCGAGTGGGAGGCTTAAAGTGTCTGGAAATTAGGCAGCTGCATCCGTGCCGCCATCGTCCAGACCGTATTCCTTGAGCTTGCGATAGAGGGTGGACCGGCCAATGCCCAGCCGTTTGGCAACCTCTGTCATCCGTCCGGAGTAATGCTTGATGGCGGCCCGGATAATCTCTTCCTCAATATCAGTCAGTTTTCTGACATGCCCTTCCGGGTCGAGGTTCCGCATGAAGCCGAAGGGTGCTGATCCCTCAAATCCGGCCGGCGTTGTGGTGTTCGCTACTGTCGGGGCACCCGGTTGGGCAGGTGGCGGCGGCGTAACAGCAGCGGGGTCTTGCGGAGCCGCAGCAAAGGGGGCTGCAACGCTTGGGGGCAAAACGCCGGACTGGCTACCAGGGTGCTCAATTGCGGCGGAAACTTGCGGAAAATCGTCGATGGTTAGCTGGGCTCCATCACATAAGACGACTGCCCGGAAGACGGTGTTCTGCAATTGCCGAATGTTGCCGGGCCAAGCGTACTCCTGAAGCATGGCCAATGCGTCTTGGGCAACACCGGACACCTGGGGCTTGCCTTCTTCAGCCGCAAATCGTGCCAGGAAATGCCGCACGAGCGCTGGGATGTCTTCCCGGCGGTCTCGCAATGGCGGGATCCAAATGGGGAAAACGTTCAAACGGTAATAAAGGTCTTCACGGAACGCACTGTCCTTAACTTGATCAATGAGCCTGCGATTCGTTGCAGAGATGAGCCTGAAATCCACTTTGACCGGACGGCGGGAACCGATCGGATCAATCTCGTTTTCCTGTATGGCGCGGAGCAGTTTGACCTGCACATCTTGTGGCAACTCACCCACTTCATCTAGAAAAAGGGTGCCGCCATGGGCTTCCTGAAATTTGCCGACATGCTTGTCGACTGCTCCGGTGAAAGCGCCTTTCTCGTGGCCGAAAAGGATTGATTCCACCAAATTATCGGGGATGGCGCCGCAGTTGACCGTGATCAATGGTTTTGACTTGCGGTCACTGGAGCCCTGGATCGCGCTTGCAATCATTTCCTTGCCAACACCGCTCTCTCCTTCGATCAGGATCGGAATGTTGGAGGCTGCGGCCCGCTTGCCCAGATTAATCACCCTCTCCATTGCGGGCGAATGAGTAATGATGTCGGCGAAGGTCAGGGTCCCGGAGGCCTTCTTCTGGATCCGAGTGATTTCTCCTTCCAGGGCGGACGTTTTCAGGAGGTTTCGGATTGAAACGTTTAG
This window of the Roseibium alexandrii DFL-11 genome carries:
- a CDS encoding sigma-54-dependent transcriptional regulator produces the protein MQALSGKILIVDDDPIQRRLLQEAVHKFGYRSKTAENGAEAVRIMTGPEASEIDLIILDMVMPELDGLGVLERLRADKISTPVIVQTAHGGIDTVVSVMNAGAQDFAVKPVAPERLNVSIRNLLKTSALEGEITRIQKKASGTLTFADIITHSPAMERVINLGKRAAASNIPILIEGESGVGKEMIASAIQGSSDRKSKPLITVNCGAIPDNLVESILFGHEKGAFTGAVDKHVGKFQEAHGGTLFLDEVGELPQDVQVKLLRAIQENEIDPIGSRRPVKVDFRLISATNRRLIDQVKDSAFREDLYYRLNVFPIWIPPLRDRREDIPALVRHFLARFAAEEGKPQVSGVAQDALAMLQEYAWPGNIRQLQNTVFRAVVLCDGAQLTIDDFPQVSAAIEHPGSQSGVLPPSVAAPFAAAPQDPAAVTPPPPAQPGAPTVANTTTPAGFEGSAPFGFMRNLDPEGHVRKLTDIEEEIIRAAIKHYSGRMTEVAKRLGIGRSTLYRKLKEYGLDDGGTDAAA